The genomic window CAGAACGGGGAGGCTCGAGCTGTCACGCTGAGCTTCCTCTCCTGAGCAGCTCTGGGTAAggggcctgggcccctgggcaATCTCTGGATTAAAACCCATCCTGACCTTCTGAGAGCTGGAGGAGACCCAATCTGGGGCCCCAGGCTGGGTGTGGGGGGCGGGTGAGTGGGCCTTCTCAGCAGCGTCAGCGACAAGGCCCACGTCAGCACTCCACCCTCCAGGGACCTTCTACCTAATGGGATTGGACAGACCCCTTTTCCCTCAGTGGTTTGCAGGACCCAGAATgaaagaggcagggaggcaggccaTGTGGAGGCGGGCGGTTAGCATTCACTGAACCCTCACAAAATGAGCTGGTTGGGGCCTGGGGTCAGGGAGCGGGAGGGGGCTAAACCCTCACACTGGCTTCTTCTTCATGCCTGGGAACCCCAGGAAAGCTTGAGCTGTTTGTGTATCCCTGGAATGGGGGCAGGAAGCTCTGGGGCTAAAAGAGCCAGCTCTGGGgctcaggcagagatggacaagGAGGACAGGCTAAGGAGTCCCCAGGCGCTGCTGGCCTCTTGCTGCCTCCCCGCTTCTTTCCCCTGCTCTCAAGGGTTCTCTGTCAGTTCCACGTCCTCCTCATTTCTGTCTTCCCTGCCTTCTGCCTCATTCCTGGCTCATCTCTGCCTATACTCGTGCCTTCAGCTGGGAGCTAACGGCCACACTGGGGCCTCCTCTGTACCTGCCCACACTCCCAAGCCCTCAGCGCCTGTCTACATGGCTGCTCTCTTCCCAACCTGGCTCTGCTTCCACCTGTTCAGAGGGTCACTTGGTCCATGACTCATTTGCCCACCTGGTGTGATGTGAGGGCCACAAAGAAAGCCACTTGCCCCCAAAACTTCTCCGTTTGTGGCAATCAATACCCTGGCATTAGGGCATCATCATTTAGAGTAAGCCATTTACCTCTCTGGGGCTTTtccttctcctgtttttctttctttcttctttcctctcatgCTTGCAGGCAGTCTGAGGATACAGGAGATATTAAAAAGGGACGAGACAGCCCCTGTGATGCCTACCCCTCCTTCCACGCTTTCAGGAAGCAAGCAATGGCAAAGATGGCTggcctgctcccccaccccaactcgTAATTCTCTGGCCCCATAATACTGGGGATTTTAGGAAGATTGGTGACTCCTGCCCAGATCCAGTCCCCTTCTGTCTTCTACCCACCCAGACCGTTCAGGCTAGCTCTCAGAGGGTGAGTGGTACAGAGGGAAGCAATGACTTTCAGAGGCCAGCTGGTCCCCAGGGAGAAGTTGGGAGGGTGAGGGGGTTTGGCGGTTCAGCGGACCTCCTCTTCCCCCATTGGCCAGATGGTACCTCAGACACGGAGGCCCCCGGCATGCACTGGGGACATCTGGGGGAATGTTCACTGGCTGAGCCTGAGATGCTGGCAGTGCCTATTGACCCAGCTGACGCCTGAGGCTGGGTTGAGGGTGGGGAGCTGTGCGAGGGGAACAGGAGGGAGCCACAGAGCCTGCTCCCCTCCCTCTAACCCTGTGCCTGCCAGGCCTAGCTGTTCCCAGAATCCTATGGGGTGAGACTTAGGAAGTGCAAGGGGGCCAGGGGGGCTGACCTGGGGGCGCAGTGGCGCTGAGGCTGCCTCAGCCTCATTCAGCAGGAActatgtctctgtgtgtgtgatcATGAGCATAAATCGGTGTGGGGTCTGCGTGGTTCTGTGAACCTGAGCTTTGTTGCTTTTGTATGTCTGCTGCTTGTggcttgtgtctgtgtgtgtgtctgtggaatTTCAAGTGGGTGTATGAGTTACTCTAGAGAAAGTGATATGCCCCTTCTTTCATGTCGCAGCCTCAGGGTTGGGCTACCTCCCATGGCGTGggcaggggaagagcactgggacaGCAGCTGGTTTCTGGGGACAAGAGCTCTTCTGGATGACCTCCTACAAGGACCAAGGTTTGATGTCCTGCACTATGTCTCTACTTAGCAAACGAAAGAGCAGGCtgggcacaggggcacctgggtccctcAGTCTGCTCCAGTGGCCCATCTGCTTCTTCCAGGGCTGGCTCCTTGGGACACAGAGGGGTCTGGGCTCAGGTGTTCCCCCAGCTTGGCCTGGTGCTTGCTCTGGGCTCAGGAGACCAAGTCAAGGTGGGAGGACAGGGCAGAGTGAGGCATGCAGACACTGGGACATGTCTGCCCTGCTTTGCACACTTTCAAAGTGATAAAGGTGAGAGGTGGAAACTCCTCCTAGGAGGaaaatatgtagtttttaaagCAGATTAGCATATTTCCCATAGGTCTCTGTCATTCAAAGAGAACCCTTGAGAGCCAGTCCCACCTCCTCTGGCtgggctgcctccctccctggcacGTGCTTAGACACAGGACAGGGAGGTAATCTGCAGGTTTTGCTCAGAAAGGGCCCTTCCCCAGGGCCTCCTCCGCTGGCCTCAGCCTCCCAGGCCCTTCCTATATCCGAGGTGGGGCTGCTCCTCTCCACACCCACATACGTGACAGTTTCAGGCTATTCTTACACACCCAATGCAGGTATTACAAACAGTGGGGTCTGTGGGCCAACGCCCTAGCCTGTCATCCTTCTGTTCAACTGATCTTTCAATCTTGTCCTTCCTCATTCCCACTCGCTCTCCCATCCAGGCTTCCCCATTCACCTACCCACTGGGTCCGGttattcttctccttccttcccctcattTTTCTCACTGAAGCTTTCTTGTGCAGCCCATGCCCAGAGATAACCTGGAGTGCGTTCCTGTccataaatctaaaaaattaacgTTATTGAACTTATACCATGTGTCAGGCTCACAGTAATGCAATCCTTGCAAATTGCCACAAGGCGCTCATTTTCATCCTCATTTTACCAATAAACCGGCTCATCTATGGGTCCCAAGCTTCAGGGCcaaatggcagagccaagatcCTAGCCATGCCTTCTGCCCGCTGGACCACTGCTCTACACTGCCCCCCAATGGCCAGGCCAAGGCCTTTGGGGGAAATCAGGTCCCTTCCAGTATGGGAGGCTGAGCATCTTGGTGGTATCGGAGAAGTCTAGGCAACTGCTGCCTTGATTGCTGCCCCAGGGGATGGGTCTTAAGTCCCCAGAGATTCCCCTGAGAGCTGGTGGTGGGTGTGCAGGGccctggggagctgggtgggAGCACAAGACATCCTAGAGGATGCCTTTTGCCCCAGTCCGGCTCACTTACTGGTGCGGGAAAAGGGGATTGGGAGCCCAGGGGTCCTGTTTGGggccttcccctgccctccctcaggTTTCCCAGCTTTTCCTGGGGCCTCTCCAGTCCCAGCCTGAGAACAGGTGCTACCTCTCATCTTCCCCAGAGCAAGAAGAGAGACACaagttcagaaaataatttattagagAAACCATTACATTCTTTACACCTAGCCTCCGGCAAGGAAGACCAACTCCTTGCCCCAAGGAGGCACTGAAGGGCATAAAGGTTAGAGATCATCAACACCCttgtggactttttaaaaagaaccctCAAGTAACTCCACGTGTGCACATTCTCCTCCAGACTAAAGCCACTTAGCCCACGTAGGGAGCTGAGGAGGTATTAACAGCGCCATTACAGAGATGGGAGACCCAGgccagaaaagggaagggaggcacCCAGGGTCACACACTGGGGTAGCAGCAACATCAGACCTCCTGGATTGCTGGGTAATCGGCAGCCTGATGCATCAGGCAGCCCCTATGCCTGCCCTTCCAGGCCAGAACCAGCTCTTTGGCAAGTAGGGGCAAAGGATGAAGGCTGAGGACACCTCCCCTTGTGCCCCTGGGGCCAGAGCAGGAACAAGGCATGGCTTTCTTCAATTTGCCCACCCATACAAAGTACATTATTTTCATGTCTGAAGGATTATCTTACAGTGTTgagagggtgggcagggagacTGGAGAGCTCTGTGGGATGCATACCATGGGGTGGGTGGTCCCTGAGAGCCCCATTCCAGGGCAAGGAGTGAAGTGAGTTGCAATTAGGgctcccaggaggggcagggctgggcacaggCACAGCTGCCCACTGATGGGGAAGGGGCAAGCGCAGAAGCGCCCTGCAGAGGGTTCCCTGTTCCCAGAGCAAAAACAGAAGCCTGATGCCCCCAAACTGACCAGCTCAGGGTCCAGCAACCACCAAATAACAAAAGTCATATGAAAGAAACTTCTCACAGAGTcttgctccccttcccccaggggACGAGGCCCAGTGTTTCCAACACAAAGACGGGCCATCAGGGTCTGGGAaccccctgggggtgggggggatgctgGGATGGGGGTGTCTCAGAGTTGCCCATCCAGGAAGCCTACTCCACAGCACTGCAGAAGGCCACAGAAGTCTGGGCATCAGTCTAGGTGAGGGTGTCCCCAGTTTCAGGTGGCTTGTGGTCTGTCCAGTCATCCTGGGGTCACTGCAGGGTGCAAGCtgtggagggggaaaggaaaaagtcaGTCTCAAGTATCTGGCAAAGAGGCAGAACCTAGGGCTCCCCACAGGCCTCACCCCTTGTTGGTAGAGGGTCAGACCCCAGGGCAAGACTCACAGCTACGAACAGATTCCGACAGCCCCTCTTTGTCCAGGCTCTCGGCTGCCCAGCGGGACTCCCTCATCTGTGGAACAGAAAGGCAGCACAAGGGTGAGAGGTGGCCAGAGGCAGACACGGGAGCCGCCTAGCAGCCACCGAGCCACTGAGTGCACAAGTGCAAAGGAGAGAGACGGCAATGGGGAGACCTTCAGagaccagagagggagacacacaaaggGGCGCAGGAGACAGCCAGCCAGGAGCAGAACTCATTGGGCCCGTGTGCCCACCTTGACCTGCTCCTTCAGGTATTCAGCTCGGGCCATGAGGTTTTGAACCTGCGAATGGAAGACACGCCCGTGGGGTGTGGGTCACAAGGGCCTTCAAACTGCTTTCCTCCTCACTCCTGATGCTTGCACAGCCCTCTCCCCCATCAGAACAGCTTCCCCTGGGGCCTCCTTATCCCTTCCTTCTCCACAAAGCCTTTCCACTGAGGCAACCCAGCCCATTTCCTGCTGCTGGGTTCCCAGATCCTGTCTGTCCCAGTGCCCTGACCCCCAGCACCCGTGGCCCCTACAAAGCACATGGGGCCACCGATTTACCAAGACTGTAAGGACTGACTCCCTGACTTGGAACACCCCGAGGGAAGCTAAGGCGGTCCCCCATGCGGGAGCAGGGTAAGAAGGTGAGAGGAAGCCCCCCAGTGCTCCCAACCCCAGTGGGCACCTCAGCGTGAAGCAGTTCCCGCCTCCGGCCTGGGGGTTCCGCTACAAAGAGAGGGAGGGCACGTGGTGAGGGCCTGGCCACCCGGGGCCTGGGGGAGCGTGGTGATCAGGGGGCCTCACCTGCCAGCAGCACCAGTAACTCCCCCAGGCTGTGCTGGTACAGGTCCAGGGAATCCTGCTCCCCGCCAGCTTCCTCCTCCTGCAGCCACGAGAACACATCATTTTGGGTCATGACCTggactctccctgccccaccaggACCCCTCTCGCTGGGCACAAACCTTGGCCATGGCAGCTGAAGCCACTTCCAGGGCAGCAAGGAGGCGAGGTTTGTCCCGGGCCATCTCTGGGATGAGGGCAAGGGCTCAGGGTGAGGAAGGCAGCCTGGGGTCATCTCAGGGAGACCACCCCATGCCGCCTCCCCCTCGAGCCAGTGGGACGCTGCTGGGGCCTGAGGCCAGGAGCCAGGCCTACCTCTGAGCAGGTCTCGGGCAGAGGTCCCTTGCCTCAGCAGGGCCTGATTGGAGGAGGAGATGATGGCTTTGAGCTCCTCAGCCCGGGACACGTACTGCCCCACCTGCAGAAGGtgaggggctgaggaggggccGTCCCACCTTCCCCGCTACCAGCACCCACCTCCAAGTTCTCCCTCTGGGTCCTCAGGGACTACTCCAAGCTGTCATGTCAGGGGGTCATCTGAGGCTGAACTAGGAAAGGAAGTTCTGGTTCTAGGCTCTAAGGAACCAGTCTGCAGAGGCCCCCGGATCCCGCACCTGCTTCCTTCAGGAGACTCCCTCACCCACCTTGGCCTTAATTGCCTCCTTCCGCTGGGTGTCCACTTCGTCTGTAGAAAATGGGAGTTCGTATGAGGAGTCTGCCCTGCCCCACACCAAACTCTCTGGAATCCTCAGAAGGACGAAGTTCCAGATTTACCCTCTGCTTTGTCTCCCACAAAAGTTTGGGTAGGGAGCTGCTTCTGGAATCCATCCACTGCAGCTGCGGCCACCCCACCCCTGCGGCACCCTGAGCCTCCAGGCACTCACAGTGCAGGGCGGGCACGAAGAAGTCCAGAGCTTTGCAGTATAGAGACAGAGCGGCCGCGGCGTCCCCGTCCTGGTCCTTCTTCACCGCCTGCACCACCAGGGAGGTCTGGGAGACAGATCGGGAGTCATGCCCATCCCTCCCTTGTGCTCACCACGAACAGAAAGGGCAGGCCCCCTGCTTACCACCGAATGGGGTAGATGAGCCAGCCCCCCAATCTGCCCTCACCCAATGCCACCCCTGCTCACTGCTCGTGCCAGGCTCTCCCCACTGGGCATATGCTCCAGGTCCACCCAGGGGTGGGCAAAGAAGTCCTGGAAGGAGATGCGACGGTTGGGGTCCCGCTCTAGGAGCCGCTGCAGCAGGTCCCGGCAGTCTCGGGAGAGTGGGGGCCGTAGGGGGAGCTGTGGGGAGAATGGAGGACAGATCACATGGGCTTCCAACACTTCAACCCTGCCTGGGGGCCTCTCAGGA from Suricata suricatta isolate VVHF042 chromosome 9, meerkat_22Aug2017_6uvM2_HiC, whole genome shotgun sequence includes these protein-coding regions:
- the ULK3 gene encoding serine/threonine-protein kinase ULK3 isoform X6, with the translated sequence MAGPGWGPPRLDGFILTERLGSGTYATVYKAYAKKDTREVVAIKCVAKKSLNKASVENLLTEIEILKGIRHPHIVQLKDFQWDSDNIYLIMEFCAGGDLSRFIHTRRILPEKVARVFMQQLASALQFLHERNISHLDLKPQNILLSSLEKPHLKLAEALFGQPPFASRSFTELEEKIRSNRVIELPLRPPLSRDCRDLLQRLLERDPNRRISFQDFFAHPWVDLEHMPSGESLARATSLVVQAVKKDQDGDAAAALSLYCKALDFFVPALHYEVDTQRKEAIKAKVGQYVSRAEELKAIISSSNQALLRQGTSARDLLREMARDKPRLLAALEVASAAMAKEEEAGGEQDSLDLYQHSLGELLVLLAAEPPGRRRELLHAEVQNLMARAEYLKEQVKMRESRWAAESLDKEGLSESVRSSCTLQ
- the ULK3 gene encoding serine/threonine-protein kinase ULK3 isoform X5, whose protein sequence is MAGPGWGPPRLDGFILTERLGSGTYATVYKAYAKKDTREVVAIKCVAKKSLNKASVENLLTEIEILKGIRHPHIVQLKDFQWDSDNIYLIMEFCAGGDLSRFIHTRRILPEKVARVFMQQLASALQFLHERNISHLDLKPQNILLSSLEKPHLKLADFGFAQHMSPWDEKHVLRGSPLYMAPEMVCQRQYDARVDLWSVGVILYEALFGQPPFASRSFTELEEKIRSNRVIELPLRPPLSRDCRDLLQRLLERDPNRRISFQDFFAHPWVDLEHMPSGESLARATSLVVQAVKKDQDGDAAAALSLYCKALDFFVPALHYEVDTQRKEAIKAKVGQYVSRAEELKAIISSSNQALLRQGTSARDLLREMARDKPRLLAALEVASAAMAKEEEAGGEQDSLDLYQHSLGELLVLLAAEPPGRRRELLHAEVQNLMARAEYLKEQVKMRESRWAAESLDKEGLSESVRSSCTLQ